One segment of Microbacterium arborescens DNA contains the following:
- a CDS encoding SAF domain-containing protein encodes MVVRTSLRRRLRRADARVIVGIVLVLISIAGVWSVVSAARQTSTVLSAARTIVVGEPIEAADLRVVEVALGAADEIYAAPGTLAPGAVAARTIPAGELVPRGAVASPDQLAATTIVVQTTNAVPGSVSAGTRVEVWSAAERERGVFADPRILVADATVRALQSSDGLVAQQRSAAVELVVPRADVGALLAAIGAGDALSVIPAAGGDR; translated from the coding sequence ATGGTCGTACGCACGTCACTCCGCAGACGCCTCCGCCGCGCCGACGCACGCGTCATCGTCGGCATCGTGCTGGTGCTGATCTCCATCGCCGGCGTGTGGTCGGTCGTGTCGGCTGCCCGCCAGACCTCGACCGTTCTCAGCGCAGCACGCACGATCGTCGTCGGCGAGCCCATCGAGGCGGCCGATCTGCGCGTCGTGGAGGTGGCACTCGGGGCGGCCGACGAGATCTACGCGGCTCCGGGCACGCTCGCGCCCGGAGCCGTCGCCGCCCGGACGATACCCGCGGGCGAGCTGGTGCCGCGCGGCGCTGTGGCGTCGCCCGATCAGCTGGCTGCGACGACGATCGTCGTGCAGACGACGAACGCCGTGCCGGGCTCGGTCTCGGCGGGAACCCGGGTGGAGGTGTGGAGCGCAGCTGAGCGCGAGCGCGGTGTGTTCGCCGACCCCCGCATCCTCGTCGCGGACGCGACGGTGCGAGCCCTGCAGAGCAGTGACGGCCTCGTCGCGCAGCAGCGCTCCGCCGCCGTCGAGTTGGTCGTGCCCCGGGCGGATGTCGGCGCCCTGCTTGCCGCGATCGGCGCGGGAGACGCCCTCTCCGTGATTCCCGCTGCGGGCGGGGACCGCTGA
- a CDS encoding ComF family protein: protein MSSTAPRRERWREHLADALDLILPVWCAGCDAPGRPLCATCVSEFPRPRRCDTDGLEVWSVARYEGVAARVIRALKEDGRTGLGRPLGRLMAGLVREAGWGDAVLVPVPPSRPALRRRGYAVPELLARRCDARVARWLRARGSVADQRLLGRAERQRNVAGAFVARPGTGPVVIVDDVMTTGATLRAAQNALGGAGLRVVGAIVLADTPLRVAAEDIPGGS, encoded by the coding sequence GTGTCGTCCACCGCCCCCCGCCGTGAGCGCTGGCGAGAACACCTCGCCGACGCGCTCGACCTCATCCTTCCCGTCTGGTGCGCCGGATGCGATGCACCCGGCCGCCCCCTCTGCGCGACGTGCGTCTCGGAGTTCCCGCGCCCGCGCCGATGCGACACCGACGGCCTCGAAGTCTGGAGCGTCGCGCGGTACGAGGGCGTGGCCGCCCGCGTCATCCGCGCCCTCAAGGAGGATGGCCGCACCGGCCTCGGCCGCCCGCTCGGCCGGCTGATGGCAGGGCTCGTCCGAGAGGCGGGGTGGGGCGATGCCGTGCTCGTGCCGGTCCCGCCGTCGCGGCCGGCGCTGCGGCGCAGAGGGTACGCAGTGCCGGAGCTGCTCGCTCGGCGGTGCGACGCGCGCGTTGCGCGGTGGCTCCGTGCGCGCGGCAGCGTCGCCGACCAGCGTCTGCTCGGCCGCGCGGAGCGGCAGCGCAACGTCGCCGGAGCGTTCGTCGCGCGGCCGGGTACCGGCCCCGTCGTCATCGTCGACGACGTCATGACCACGGGGGCCACCCTGCGCGCGGCGCAGAACGCGCTCGGCGGTGCCGGTCTGCGGGTCGTCGGTGCCATCGTCCTGGCCGACACGCCGCTTCGGGTGGCCGCTGAAGATATTCCCGGCGGTTCATGA
- a CDS encoding helix-turn-helix domain-containing protein, translating to MPATPDSARFLTPSQVAEMLQIEVDEVIALVHEGRLVGAKVGTPSRWRIESESVEDYLDAQVEDARRAALWQQSQIASFPELWGRRRRND from the coding sequence ATGCCCGCCACGCCCGACAGTGCGCGCTTCCTCACCCCGTCCCAGGTCGCAGAGATGCTGCAGATCGAGGTCGACGAGGTGATCGCGCTCGTCCACGAGGGCCGGCTGGTCGGAGCGAAGGTGGGAACTCCGTCTCGGTGGCGGATCGAGTCGGAGAGCGTCGAAGACTACCTCGACGCCCAGGTCGAAGATGCTCGTCGCGCGGCACTGTGGCAGCAATCGCAGATCGCGAGCTTTCCCGAGCTGTGGGGTCGGCGGCGCCGAAACGATTGA
- a CDS encoding LpqB family beta-propeller domain-containing protein: MKRLRPVVAVVGMLFAVLLTACTGLPTSGPVVAGAPIDQEAGAVDFSFLPDDPPPGATPQQIVAGFLAAGSGPRDDWGTARQFLAPEFRSSWQPTARATIDLPGERVFTVAGDGTVTVSITPEAAVDATGALSVTDGGSMPLDFSLVEVDGEWRISDAPDGVVLDRARFQAVFREYSVMYFDRSWSYLVPDRRWFPATNAATHIAEALIDGDPSPWLSGAVYSAFPESLELATRAVPLEGGVAQVPLSQSALAIVPETRNRMQAQLDASLQSAGIRGAQMSVDGEPVAAQAVDVRPIRVDVRPAVLTEDAFGFLSGSEIEPLPGLSDVIPDLDPESIQVGADRSAAAVRTSSGAVVRVRDDATFEVVDERAGLIDPTIDPQGFIWSVPAGAPSGLTATGADGTVVSIANAWPGASQISSIEVSRDGTRIAALVRDGSRPALWIAGILRDDDGAPAGLGDRETVAQLPGTGIDASWVDGSTIAVLAEDGDADVVISQSVGGFGEELTAPLGPVAIAATNQLRAVRLLDGEGVLYAQKGQAWPTVAGGIRVLASQQGSPR; encoded by the coding sequence GTGAAGCGTCTTCGCCCGGTCGTCGCCGTCGTCGGGATGCTGTTCGCCGTCCTGCTGACCGCCTGCACGGGGCTGCCGACCTCGGGCCCCGTCGTCGCGGGGGCTCCGATCGATCAGGAGGCCGGCGCGGTCGACTTCTCCTTCCTTCCCGACGATCCGCCGCCGGGAGCGACGCCGCAGCAGATCGTGGCGGGATTCCTCGCGGCAGGGTCTGGGCCCCGCGACGACTGGGGGACGGCTCGGCAGTTCCTCGCCCCCGAATTCCGGTCATCGTGGCAGCCGACCGCCCGCGCCACGATCGACCTTCCCGGCGAGCGGGTGTTCACCGTCGCCGGTGACGGGACGGTCACCGTCTCGATCACACCCGAGGCCGCCGTCGATGCCACCGGGGCGCTGTCGGTGACCGATGGCGGGTCTATGCCGCTGGACTTCTCCCTCGTCGAGGTGGACGGCGAATGGCGGATCTCGGACGCCCCCGACGGCGTCGTGCTCGACCGGGCACGGTTCCAGGCGGTCTTCCGCGAGTACTCCGTGATGTACTTCGACCGGTCGTGGTCCTACCTCGTGCCCGACCGTCGCTGGTTCCCCGCGACGAACGCGGCGACGCACATCGCGGAGGCACTGATCGACGGCGACCCGAGCCCCTGGCTGTCCGGCGCGGTCTACTCGGCGTTCCCCGAGAGCCTCGAGCTCGCGACGCGCGCGGTTCCGCTCGAGGGGGGAGTGGCCCAGGTGCCGCTGTCGCAGTCGGCGCTGGCGATCGTGCCCGAGACCCGCAACCGGATGCAGGCGCAGCTCGACGCGAGCCTGCAGTCGGCCGGCATCCGCGGTGCCCAGATGTCTGTCGATGGCGAGCCGGTCGCCGCTCAGGCCGTGGACGTCCGGCCCATCCGGGTCGATGTGCGGCCCGCCGTGCTGACCGAGGACGCCTTCGGCTTCCTCTCCGGCTCCGAGATCGAGCCGCTGCCGGGCTTGTCCGACGTCATCCCCGACCTCGATCCGGAATCGATCCAGGTGGGGGCGGATCGCAGCGCGGCCGCCGTCCGCACATCCTCCGGCGCCGTCGTGCGGGTGCGCGATGACGCGACCTTCGAAGTCGTCGACGAACGAGCAGGGCTCATCGATCCCACGATCGATCCGCAGGGCTTCATCTGGAGCGTGCCTGCCGGCGCTCCCTCGGGTCTGACGGCGACGGGTGCGGACGGCACGGTCGTCTCGATCGCGAACGCATGGCCGGGTGCGTCGCAGATCTCGAGCATCGAGGTGTCGCGAGACGGCACCCGCATCGCCGCGCTCGTGCGCGACGGCTCGCGCCCGGCCCTGTGGATCGCCGGCATCCTCCGCGACGACGACGGCGCTCCCGCCGGTCTCGGTGACCGTGAGACGGTGGCGCAGCTCCCGGGCACCGGAATCGACGCGAGCTGGGTCGACGGGTCGACGATCGCGGTCCTCGCCGAGGACGGCGACGCCGACGTCGTCATCTCGCAGTCGGTCGGCGGGTTCGGGGAGGAGCTCACGGCACCGCTCGGCCCCGTCGCGATCGCGGCGACGAACCAGCTGCGAGCCGTGCGTCTCCTCGACGGGGAGGGCGTGCTCTATGCGCAGAAGGGGCAGGCCTGGCCGACGGTGGCGGGCGGCATCCGAGTCCTCGCGTCGCAGCAGGGCTCGCCCCGCTGA
- a CDS encoding Rv3235 family protein, with amino-acid sequence MTSVNADEPRRYPRIGSSLDIAEFFAAQPTPTSDLPDPEPLARNLTRGVLEVLAGVREVEQLARWLSEDAFRVLVTRANLAARARSARQVTPARPVYSIVSVRTCEPADGVVEGTVVVTTPHRTRAVALRLEGLDGRWRATSLALL; translated from the coding sequence ATGACGTCCGTGAACGCCGACGAGCCGCGTCGATACCCGCGTATCGGGTCGTCGCTCGACATCGCCGAGTTCTTCGCGGCGCAGCCGACGCCGACGTCGGATCTCCCCGATCCCGAGCCGTTGGCACGCAACCTGACCCGGGGTGTGCTCGAGGTGCTCGCCGGAGTACGCGAGGTCGAGCAGCTCGCGCGGTGGCTGAGCGAGGACGCCTTCCGCGTGCTCGTGACGCGCGCGAACCTCGCGGCGCGGGCGCGCAGCGCACGGCAGGTGACGCCGGCGCGGCCGGTCTACTCGATCGTCTCGGTGCGGACGTGCGAGCCGGCGGACGGGGTCGTCGAGGGCACGGTGGTCGTCACCACCCCGCACCGGACGCGCGCCGTCGCACTCCGACTCGAGGGGCTCGACGGCCGGTGGCGTGCGACGTCGCTCGCCCTGCTGTGA
- a CDS encoding pyridoxal phosphate-dependent aminotransferase, translated as MNRRTLDQSSKLKDVLYEIRGSALAEADRLEADGHRVLKLNTGNPAIFGFEAPFQIVRDMIESVPNAHGYSDSRGILSARRAVVSRYEEVPGFPHVDPDDVYLGNGVSELITMTMQALLDEGDEVLIPAPDYPLWTAMTSLGGGKPVHYLCDASQGWEPDLEDIRSKVTPQTKAIVVINPNNPTGAVYSREVLEGIVQIAREHSLLLLSDEIYDRILYDEASHIPLATLAPDLLCLTFNGLSKTYRVAGYRSGWLVITGPKAHAKGFLEGIQLLASTRLCPNVPAQFAVQAALSGVQSIEALIAPTGRLHEQRDAAWQGLESIPGVTCHKPEGALYAFPRLDPEVYDIHDDGKLVYDFLVAEHVLLVQGTGFNWPDPDHLRIVTLPEARVLTEAIERLGNFLSSYKQ; from the coding sequence ATGAACCGCCGTACCCTCGATCAGTCATCGAAGCTCAAGGACGTCCTCTACGAGATCCGTGGCAGCGCCCTGGCCGAGGCCGACCGACTCGAGGCCGACGGGCACCGGGTGCTCAAGCTGAACACCGGCAACCCCGCGATCTTCGGGTTCGAGGCGCCCTTCCAGATCGTGCGAGACATGATCGAGTCGGTGCCCAACGCGCACGGATACAGCGACAGTCGCGGCATCCTGTCCGCGAGGCGCGCCGTCGTGTCGCGCTATGAGGAGGTTCCGGGGTTCCCTCACGTCGACCCCGATGACGTCTACCTCGGCAACGGCGTTTCCGAGTTGATCACGATGACGATGCAGGCGCTGCTCGATGAGGGCGACGAAGTGCTCATCCCCGCGCCGGACTATCCACTGTGGACGGCGATGACGAGCCTCGGGGGAGGTAAGCCCGTTCACTACCTGTGCGATGCGAGCCAGGGCTGGGAGCCCGACCTCGAGGACATCCGCTCGAAGGTGACTCCGCAGACGAAGGCCATCGTCGTCATCAACCCGAACAACCCCACCGGTGCCGTGTACAGCCGGGAGGTGCTCGAGGGCATCGTCCAGATCGCGCGCGAGCACTCGCTGCTGCTGCTCTCGGATGAGATCTACGACCGGATCCTCTACGACGAGGCGAGCCACATCCCGCTGGCGACGCTCGCTCCCGATCTGCTCTGCCTGACCTTCAATGGGCTCTCCAAGACGTACCGCGTGGCCGGATACCGGTCGGGCTGGCTCGTCATCACCGGCCCGAAGGCGCACGCGAAGGGCTTCCTCGAAGGCATCCAGTTGCTCGCCTCGACGCGTCTGTGCCCGAACGTGCCGGCACAGTTCGCGGTGCAGGCGGCGCTGTCGGGTGTGCAGTCGATCGAGGCGCTCATCGCACCGACGGGGAGGTTGCACGAGCAGCGGGATGCCGCGTGGCAGGGCCTGGAGAGCATTCCGGGCGTCACGTGCCACAAGCCCGAGGGAGCGCTGTACGCCTTCCCCCGCCTCGACCCCGAGGTGTATGACATCCACGACGACGGCAAGCTCGTCTACGACTTCCTCGTCGCGGAGCATGTGCTGCTCGTGCAGGGCACCGGCTTCAACTGGCCGGACCCCGATCACCTGCGCATCGTCACGCTGCCCGAGGCGCGGGTCCTGACCGAGGCGATCGAGCGGCTGGGCAACTTCCTCTCGTCCTACAAGCAGTGA
- the secA gene encoding preprotein translocase subunit SecA, translated as MANPLEKLLRAGEGRVLRRLQQIVKAVGALEEDYARLTDEELRNETAELRARHEAGETLDRLMPEAFAAVREAAKRTLGQRPYDVQVMGGAALHLGNIAEMKTGEGKTLTATFAAYLNAIAGQGVHVITVNDYLASYQSELMGRVYRALGMTTGTIVSGQTPDVRREQYAADITYGTNNEFGFDYLRDNMAWRREDLVQRGHFFAVVDEVDSILIDEARTPLIISGPSSGEANRWFVEFARVATTLEPGVDYEVDEKKRTVGVLEPGIEKVEDYLGIDNLYESANTPLISFLNNSIKARALFKRDTDYVVMNDEVMIVDEHTGRILVGRRYNEGIHQAIEAKEGVPVKAENQTLATVTLQNYFRLYDKLSGMTGTAETEAAEFMSTYKLGVVPIPTNKPMIRKDQPDLVYKNETAKFAQVVEDIVERHASGQPVLVGTTSVEKSEYLSRLLAKKGVKHEVLNAKNHAREAEVVARAGRLGAVTVATNMAGRGTDVMLGGNAEFLAVQEMKSRGLDPVETPEEYEAAWDEVFTSVRATVAEEAEKVVAAGGLYVLGTERHESRRIDNQLRGRSGRQGDPGESRFYLSLTDDLMRLFQSGAAEAILARTNFPEDVAIESSMVSRAIKSAQAQVEARNAEIRKNVLKYDDVLNRQREAIYTDRRQVLHGDDLSERVQHFIEDAISAVIDDHTSSGHTESWDFDALWTELKTLYPVGVTIDEVVAEAGNKGRITPEVLKRELLSDAKIAYQNREEALGEPAMRELERRVVLQVLDRRWRDHLYEMDYLKDGIGLRAMAQRDPLIEYQREGYEMFQSMMSQIKEESVGFLYNLEVEVRSAESGDVDAKGLAPTPVETQKLEYSAPSDTGSGEVEVRNDRGQVQKTATAKARQHAAEQDAPADGPRGAFGQKTAASEDAADAGNRAARRAAGKKK; from the coding sequence GTGGCCAACCCTCTCGAGAAACTGCTCCGCGCCGGTGAGGGCCGTGTGCTGCGCCGCCTGCAGCAGATCGTCAAGGCCGTGGGCGCGCTCGAAGAGGACTACGCCCGCCTCACCGACGAGGAGCTGCGGAACGAGACCGCCGAGCTCCGTGCGCGCCACGAAGCCGGCGAGACCCTCGACCGTCTGATGCCCGAGGCGTTCGCAGCCGTGCGCGAAGCTGCCAAGCGCACGCTCGGTCAGCGTCCCTACGACGTTCAGGTCATGGGTGGCGCGGCGCTCCACCTGGGCAACATCGCCGAGATGAAGACCGGTGAGGGAAAGACGCTGACGGCGACCTTCGCGGCTTACCTGAACGCGATCGCTGGCCAGGGCGTGCACGTCATCACGGTCAACGACTACCTCGCCTCGTACCAGTCCGAGCTCATGGGGCGCGTGTACCGGGCGCTGGGCATGACGACCGGCACGATCGTCTCCGGGCAGACCCCCGACGTCCGCCGCGAGCAGTACGCGGCCGACATCACGTACGGCACCAACAACGAGTTCGGCTTCGACTACCTGCGCGACAACATGGCGTGGCGCCGTGAAGACCTGGTTCAGCGCGGTCACTTCTTCGCCGTCGTCGACGAGGTCGACTCGATCCTCATCGACGAGGCACGCACCCCGCTCATCATCTCGGGCCCGTCGTCGGGCGAGGCCAACCGGTGGTTCGTGGAGTTCGCCCGCGTCGCCACGACGCTCGAGCCCGGTGTCGACTACGAGGTCGACGAGAAGAAGCGCACCGTCGGCGTTCTCGAGCCCGGTATCGAGAAGGTCGAGGACTACCTCGGCATCGACAACCTCTACGAATCGGCGAACACCCCGCTCATCTCGTTCCTCAACAACTCGATCAAGGCGCGCGCCCTGTTCAAGCGCGACACCGATTACGTCGTGATGAACGACGAGGTCATGATCGTCGACGAGCACACCGGCCGCATCCTCGTCGGGCGCCGCTACAACGAGGGCATCCACCAGGCCATCGAGGCGAAGGAGGGCGTTCCGGTCAAGGCCGAGAACCAGACCCTCGCCACCGTCACGCTTCAGAACTACTTCCGCTTGTACGACAAGCTGTCGGGTATGACCGGTACCGCCGAGACCGAGGCGGCCGAGTTCATGTCGACCTACAAGCTCGGTGTCGTGCCGATCCCCACGAACAAGCCGATGATCCGCAAGGACCAGCCCGACCTCGTCTACAAGAACGAGACGGCGAAGTTCGCGCAGGTCGTCGAGGACATCGTCGAGCGGCACGCCAGCGGTCAGCCCGTGCTCGTGGGAACGACGAGCGTCGAGAAGAGCGAGTACCTGTCGCGGCTGCTGGCCAAGAAGGGCGTCAAGCACGAGGTCCTCAACGCCAAGAACCACGCGCGTGAGGCCGAGGTCGTCGCCCGGGCCGGTCGTCTGGGGGCGGTGACGGTCGCGACGAACATGGCCGGCCGTGGCACCGACGTCATGCTCGGCGGCAACGCCGAGTTCCTCGCCGTGCAGGAGATGAAGTCGCGCGGTCTCGATCCGGTCGAGACGCCGGAGGAGTACGAGGCGGCGTGGGACGAGGTCTTCACGTCGGTGCGGGCTACCGTCGCCGAGGAGGCCGAGAAGGTCGTCGCGGCCGGCGGCCTGTACGTGCTCGGCACCGAGCGTCACGAGTCGCGCCGCATCGACAATCAGCTGCGCGGTCGTTCGGGCCGCCAGGGCGACCCCGGTGAGAGCCGCTTCTACCTGTCGCTGACCGACGACCTCATGCGCCTGTTCCAGTCGGGCGCGGCCGAGGCGATCCTCGCTCGCACGAACTTCCCCGAAGACGTCGCGATCGAGTCGTCGATGGTCTCGCGCGCGATCAAGAGCGCGCAGGCTCAGGTCGAGGCGCGCAACGCCGAGATCCGCAAGAACGTCCTCAAGTACGACGACGTGCTCAACCGCCAGCGCGAGGCGATCTACACCGACCGCCGCCAGGTGCTCCACGGCGACGACCTCTCCGAGCGTGTGCAGCACTTCATCGAAGACGCCATCAGCGCGGTGATCGACGACCACACCTCGTCCGGTCACACCGAGAGCTGGGACTTCGACGCCCTCTGGACCGAGCTGAAGACGCTCTACCCCGTGGGCGTCACGATCGACGAGGTCGTGGCGGAGGCGGGGAACAAGGGCCGCATCACGCCCGAGGTGCTCAAGCGCGAGCTGCTCTCCGACGCCAAGATCGCGTACCAGAACCGCGAGGAGGCGCTCGGTGAGCCCGCGATGCGCGAGCTCGAGCGTCGCGTGGTGCTGCAGGTGCTCGACCGCCGCTGGCGTGACCACCTCTACGAGATGGACTACCTCAAGGACGGCATCGGCCTGCGTGCGATGGCTCAGCGCGACCCGCTCATCGAGTACCAGCGCGAGGGGTACGAGATGTTCCAGTCGATGATGAGCCAGATCAAGGAGGAGTCGGTCGGCTTCCTCTACAACCTCGAGGTCGAGGTGCGCTCGGCCGAGAGCGGCGATGTCGACGCCAAGGGGCTCGCCCCGACGCCCGTCGAGACGCAGAAGCTCGAGTACTCGGCGCCGAGTGACACCGGATCGGGCGAGGTCGAGGTGCGCAACGACCGCGGCCAGGTGCAGAAGACGGCGACGGCGAAGGCGCGTCAGCACGCGGCCGAGCAGGATGCGCCCGCCGATGGCCCGCGCGGCGCGTTCGGGCAGAAGACGGCCGCGAGCGAGGATGCCGCCGATGCGGGCAACCGCGCGGCGCGCCGCGCCGCAGGCAAGAAGAAGTGA
- a CDS encoding AAA family ATPase codes for MRVVVAIPDAGPFVERLRAGGHTEVAVLAPDVMVGVALEGSGATEALAEADVVVLAASRAWLTREVVELCDRAATRIVAWARDPSERRFAEVLGVAVVDADVDALDAVTALPSPRPRGRSRGRVIVVWGAAGAPGRTTLAIELARETARDGRRVALADADTHAPSVAIALGIADEGPGLAAACRRASRGELTPAELTRIAEPAGAVEVLTGINRTTRWPELGVDRVMRALDTCREWVDEVYVDVSASLERDEEIVSDLDGPRRNGATLAALESADLVVAVAAADPVGLSRFLRTYPDLRATVGAVPVHVVVNKLRGGPLGIDPRGQIRRSFERYAGIERCWFVPWDPRAADAALLAARPIGEGNGRGPLPAAVRRFVGEAIAPPTPSTPAQLRRQRVTGRAAPVRSAP; via the coding sequence ATGCGCGTCGTGGTCGCGATCCCGGATGCCGGGCCTTTCGTCGAACGACTGCGTGCCGGCGGCCATACGGAGGTCGCGGTGCTCGCCCCCGACGTGATGGTCGGCGTAGCGCTCGAGGGCTCAGGTGCGACCGAGGCCCTGGCCGAGGCGGATGTCGTGGTGCTCGCTGCATCCCGGGCCTGGCTCACCCGCGAGGTCGTCGAGCTGTGCGATCGCGCGGCGACGCGGATCGTCGCCTGGGCTCGGGATCCTTCCGAGCGCCGGTTCGCGGAGGTCCTCGGTGTCGCGGTCGTCGATGCCGACGTGGATGCCCTGGATGCCGTGACCGCCCTCCCGTCTCCGCGACCGCGCGGCCGATCGCGAGGCCGGGTGATCGTCGTGTGGGGCGCGGCCGGTGCGCCGGGGCGCACGACGCTCGCGATCGAGCTCGCCCGGGAGACGGCTCGGGATGGGCGCCGCGTCGCGCTCGCCGACGCGGACACCCATGCTCCGTCGGTCGCCATCGCACTGGGCATCGCCGATGAGGGGCCAGGGCTCGCGGCGGCCTGCCGGCGGGCATCTCGGGGCGAGCTGACCCCGGCCGAGCTGACCCGTATCGCCGAGCCGGCCGGTGCCGTCGAGGTCCTGACGGGGATCAATCGCACGACACGCTGGCCCGAGCTCGGGGTCGACCGCGTCATGCGCGCCCTCGACACCTGTCGTGAGTGGGTCGACGAGGTGTACGTCGATGTCTCGGCCTCTCTCGAACGCGACGAAGAGATCGTCAGTGATCTCGACGGCCCGCGACGCAACGGGGCGACGCTCGCGGCGCTCGAATCGGCCGATCTGGTCGTCGCCGTCGCGGCTGCCGACCCCGTCGGACTCTCTCGGTTCCTGCGCACGTATCCCGACCTGCGGGCGACGGTCGGGGCCGTACCGGTGCATGTCGTGGTCAACAAACTGCGCGGCGGGCCACTCGGGATCGATCCACGAGGTCAGATCCGCCGCAGCTTCGAGCGATACGCGGGCATCGAGCGATGCTGGTTCGTTCCCTGGGACCCGCGTGCCGCGGACGCCGCACTCCTCGCGGCGCGCCCCATCGGAGAAGGCAACGGGCGGGGGCCGCTCCCCGCGGCAGTTCGCCGGTTCGTCGGCGAGGCGATCGCCCCGCCGACGCCGTCCACCCCCGCCCAGCTCCGGCGGCAGCGTGTGACGGGGCGGGCGGCGCCAGTGAGGTCGGCCCCCTAG
- the hpf gene encoding ribosome hibernation-promoting factor, HPF/YfiA family: METSIVGVGVGITDRFRTVAEEKSSRIETLAPRAQRLDIKVTHHAYRNGRMDDETVELTLTGKGPIVRAEATDGDKFVALDLAVDKLVEQVRRAKDKRVDARNHPRGAKLDKGTGALEGIDVEPASVEVLRAVATGEVPVIGDSAEEDDYTPVVIRTKEFGAEWMTVEEAVDRMELVGHDFFLFINARTDHPSVVYRRKGWDYGVISLTAAAPPEAELAS, encoded by the coding sequence ATGGAAACCAGCATCGTCGGCGTGGGAGTCGGGATCACGGATCGCTTCCGCACGGTGGCTGAAGAGAAGTCCAGTCGCATCGAGACGCTCGCACCTCGTGCGCAGCGCCTCGACATCAAGGTCACTCATCACGCGTACCGCAACGGGCGCATGGATGACGAAACCGTCGAACTGACCCTCACCGGAAAAGGACCGATCGTCCGGGCTGAGGCCACGGACGGCGACAAGTTCGTCGCGCTCGACCTCGCGGTCGACAAGCTCGTCGAGCAGGTGCGCCGCGCGAAGGACAAGCGCGTCGACGCGCGCAACCACCCGCGGGGAGCCAAGCTCGACAAGGGCACGGGTGCTCTCGAGGGCATCGACGTGGAGCCCGCGTCGGTCGAGGTCCTTCGAGCTGTCGCGACCGGCGAGGTCCCCGTCATCGGAGACTCCGCCGAAGAAGACGACTACACGCCCGTCGTCATCCGCACCAAGGAGTTCGGTGCTGAATGGATGACCGTCGAAGAGGCCGTCGACCGGATGGAGCTGGTCGGGCACGACTTCTTCCTGTTCATCAACGCCCGCACCGACCACCCGAGCGTGGTGTACCGCCGAAAGGGGTGGGATTACGGCGTCATCTCGCTGACCGCCGCAGCTCCGCCCGAGGCCGAGCTGGCGTCCTGA